The Pseudofrankia sp. DC12 region GTTCTTCCTCGCCCTCTACACCACCACCCGCAGCGGCACCGGCAACGGAACCGCCAGCGTCACCGTCCTGTTCGGCTCCATCCTCGGCCTCACCGCCGACCGCGCCACCCTCACCGCCGCGATCGCGGCGGTCGTCTGCGCCGCGACCCTGACCATCGCCCGCCCACTGCTGTTCGCCAGCCTCGACGAAGACGTCGCCGCCGCCCGCGGCCTGCCCGTCCGCCTCCTGGGCTACGGCTTCCTCGCCCTCGTCGGCCTCACCACCGCTGAAGCCACCCAGGTCGTCGGCGCACTGCTCATCCTCGGACTGCTCGCCGCCCCCGCTGGCGCCGCCAACAGACTCACCACCCGCCCACTTGCGGGCCTCGGACTATCCGCCCTCATCGCCGTCGGCAGCGTCTGGGCCGGCCTCACCACCAGCTACTACCTGCCGAAACTGCCGCCCAGCTTCGCCATCCTCACCGCCGCCACCCTCACCTACCTCACCGCGATCACGGCGACAGGTCTCCGCCGACTCCGCCGGGCCGCGGCAGCGGGACCTTGCGGATGTTCGAGTTCGGTTCACGAGGACCGCGCCGAGGTCACCGGGTAGTTGGCCTGCCGGTGCCGACGCTGGCACGGGTGCTGTGACGGCTGCCGAGGACAGTTCGCCGCTCCACTCCGGGACGCGACCAGCGGATGTCCCATGAGCGACGACGGGACCACGAGGGGAGGTCATGTCGGGGCGTCGACGGTTGTCGACGAGGCCGTCCGGCGCGTCCGGGCCGTGAGCACCTCGCCGCCTGGTTGACGGAGTTGGTGCAGTACATGTCCGTCCAGATCGTCGCGCGGGATACGGCGGTCGCCTTGTCGCCCGCGTCGGAACGTCCGGACCGCTCGGGGTGCTGGAGGACAGGTTCAACCGGTCCTGGCCGCGTCGCCAGCGAATTCTCGTGTTGGCCGGTAGCCGCCTGGTGGCGGAGCCGAGGACAGGGGCCCGCGTCACCCGTCGTCGGCGACCCCGGGCTGTTGCACGGTTGGATGCCGAGGCGGACCCGAGTGTGGGTGTTGAGGTAGCTCAGGTCGACGAGTGGTATTCGCCGGCGCCGGGCGGCGCAGGGCTGTCGTGGTGGGTCGCGGTGGTGGTGAGGTCGGCGAGACGGGGCTGGCTGGGCAGATGGGTGAGCACGCCGGCGATCACGGAGACCGCGAGCCCGACGCCGGCGAGGGTGAGGGCGTGGCCCAGGCCGGCGTGTTGGGCGGTGAAGCCGCCGG contains the following coding sequences:
- a CDS encoding metal ABC transporter permease, producing MQHAFLAGTAVALAAGLVGYFLVLRAQVFTADALSHVAFTGALAALAAGLDARLGLFAITVLAALGMGTLGRRARPDDVVIGGVFAWILGLGVFFLALYTTTRSGTGNGTASVTVLFGSILGLTADRATLTAAIAAVVCAATLTIARPLLFASLDEDVAAARGLPVRLLGYGFLALVGLTTAEATQVVGALLILGLLAAPAGAANRLTTRPLAGLGLSALIAVGSVWAGLTTSYYLPKLPPSFAILTAATLTYLTAITATGLRRLRRAAAAGPCGCSSSVHEDRAEVTG